The genomic stretch GTCACGCTCGTATTCCTCCTGGGCACGCTGGatcttcctcttcttcatcctcctcttgtTAAAGTGAAATGCTGCCAGGGAAACCAATATTATCCCAATGATCATGGCCACCAGCACCATGAGCGCAAAGGTAGAGGAGAACGGCTGGAAGAAGCGGTCCATTTGGTCCATGCAGGTGCCGTTGGTTTGGGAAGCCCCGTTGTAGATGCACAGTGGTATGGAGAGACCCACATTCTCTGACTCCTTGGTTGTCATTTCGTTGGGGTTTGATTTTCACTTCGGGGTGGTAGGCTAATGTCCTTCTCTCCAACCTCAGTGCGACGAGGCAAATGGAATCAAACGCCTCGATTGTCCCATTAGATTGACCTAAATGGAAATTAAAACCCCTTTGAGATCAGTAGCAAAATGTTACTATACAATACGCCAATGACATTGAGCAGGGGGGATACAGTAGCATATATGCCCTCCGTGTATAGGCTCACCATTCATGGCACGCCCGATTAAATTATTTAAATAATTGAAAGGACTATTAGCCGTGCGTAATTGCGCTTCAGTTTTGAGATAACACATTCATGGCTCCAATGAACAGAAATCAGAATTATTATTGTATTTGAACGATAGAGACATCATTCAATTCCAATAAATTTACCGCAAAAGTTCCCATGTGAATAGTATCAATATGAGATCATTGAGATTGGCTTATATCATAGACTACTACAATACTTATAGCACTTCCTTGATGTAGGGTAATTTCAAGAGACAGACATTTAAGAGAACAATATGAACGTATCTATTTCAGACTGTTTGAGGGGGAAATATATGTTTTAATCTCTTACCTGGTGATACTATCTAGTCGAAGCCGTTTCAGAGTCGAGGACCGGTCGGAGTGACGATGTGGGGAGCAGAGAGAATTCTCGGGGATCACAATGACGTAGCCTAGCACACAATGCAAAATCTGTACTCTGTTCTTTTTAGTCTAtggtcctctctcacacacacacacactggatgcaCATCTGTGTTCCACATTCCTCACTGGAGTCTACATCGCCTCCTACAGGCTCCTCTGCTTCTGAAAGGCGTAGAGGAAATTAAAACGTCTACAGTAGAGCATAAAGCGTATACCAACAGATACGCGAACAATAAACGGAACAATTTTGGATAATATATTTAGGCGAAAAACTGAGTCCGCATACAGTACCTATATGCGCCTTGAACCCCTACTTACTTTCTATTAGTCATCACATGCGTGCACGCACTTAAGCACTAGCATGTAAAATAGTGTGGAGCTCTTCCTGCGCTCGTGGTGCTGAAATCATCTGCACAGCGTCATGACCATAGTCAGTCGATTTAGGACTACCTGTCATTTAATTTCGCGCACTTTTAGTTCACATGATCATGCGCTTAAAttgctaaaataatgattttgacCTTAAAGtcgcaatctgcagttgctacatttATTTTTTGGAGTTATAAATAGAAGATACtgtattgattcttgaagaatagaacATAAATGCatcatgagcttagtttaactgtctaaccccatcagaaccacaaatatatatatatacagatatatagtgttattgactgtacgtttgtttatcccatgtgtaactctgtgttgttgtttttgacgCAGTTTTTTTTGCTTTCtctgccaggtcgcagttgtaaatgagaattgttctcaactggccgacctggtgaaaaaaaatatatatatatattttatatatatatattacttcaATGTTAAAGTTAATCTAAACAAAAACACTATAcaacctcaaaacatggttaaaactataattgtgacatcatggatggtcagtccttacatccatagctctgtctatgaatttgagagtagttgcatttctccagccccatccctctgcTTTTTGTCAAAACAAGGGCAGGGAATtgcctttgttattgtttcaactttTGATTGCCCCTATAAGGTGACCTTATTTAAATGCATTTGGACTGCCATGGTGATGCAGGTTGGCTAAAAACAAAGCTGGTGTCAAAGGAATTGATAAGACATTATTGACATTCATAATGAGGGAGAAAGCTGGACAACCTCTAAATCAATCCCTTCACATCATAAATCAACATGAAGTATCCTATTGTGTGACAATACAGTAATCACTGGACTGTATTTGTAGTAGGCTAAAGCAGCATTTCCTTGTCAAGAGAGGTGACTGGCTCAATTTGACACAGCCAGGTACATCGGTAGGTAGGCCTACATGACCCATTGCAAAATGCTAGACTTGGCCAACAGCAAAGGCAGACATTAGAACAAGAGTATACTCCCTAAACCATGTTCTGAGGTCGAAATAGAAATAGTGGTTACATTTGTCCATCCCTCATCTTTTTACCTAAACAGTGGCAAGGATACACTTTGTTTTAGCTGCGGATTGCCCCTTTACTCCTATGAATACACTCTAGAGAAGCCACAGAGAACAACATTACATTAACATGAGCTGTAAATGTCATTACTGTGCACCCTCAGGATAACAAACCAGACCTCATAATAACATCAACAAGGTAATTAGGAAAACAAAAGTCTACAAATGGAACCGTCTACTCAATGCTATGCCAATGTGATGATATGCTATGGCAATGATATATGGAGGCACGGTTATTTTCTACCGCTCTACGCTATTACAAAGGCCAGTTGAGATGCAATGGTTATACTGAGACAAAGAGACGTTGAtgatacagtgtcttcagaaagttaCTCATACCCCTTTactcattccacattttgtgtgacagcctgaattcaaaatggtggaaaacatgttaatacagttcacccatctacacacaataccccataatgacagtgaaaacatgttaatacagttcacccatctacacacaataccccataatgacagtgaaaacatgttaatacagttcacccatctacacacaataccccataatgacagtgaaaacatgttaatacagttcacccatctacacacaataccccataatgacagtgaaaacatgttaatacagttcacccatctacacacacaataccccataatgacagtgaaaacatgttaatacagttcacccatatacacacaataccccataatgacagtgaaaacatgttaatacagttcacccatatacacacaataccccataatgacagtgaaaacatgttaatacagttcacccatctacacacaataccccataatgacagtgaaaacatgttaatacagttcacccatatacacacacaataccccataatgacagtgaaaacatgttaatacagttcacccatatacacacacaataccccataatgacagtgaaaacatgttaatacagttcacccatctacacacaataccccataatgacagtgaaaacatgttaatacagttcacccatctacacacaataccacataatgacagtgaaaacatgttaatacagttcacccatatacacacaataccccataatgacagtgaaaacatgttaatacagttcacccatctacacacaataccacataatgacagtgaaaacatgttaatacagttcacccatatacacacaataccccataatgacagtgaaaacatgttaatacagttcacccatatacacacaataccccataatgacagtgaaaacatgttaatacagttcacccatctacacacaataccacataatgacagtgaaaacatgttaatacagttcacccatatacacacaataccccataatgacagtgaaaacatgttaatacagttcacccatctacacacaataccacataatgacagtgaaaacatgttaatacagttcacccatatacacacaataccccataatgacagtgaaaacatgttaatacagttcacccatatatacacacaataccccataatgacagtgaaaacatgttaatacagttcacccatctacacacaataccccataatgacagtgaaaacatgttaatacagttcacccatatacacacaataccccataatgacagtgaaaacatgttaatacagttcacccatctacacacaataccccataatgacagtgaaaacatgttaatacagttcacccatatacacacaataccccataatgacagtgaaaacatgttaatacagttcacccatctacacacaataccccataatgacagtgaaaacatgttaatacagttcacccatctacacacacacaataccccataatgacagtgaaaacatgttaatacagttcacccatatacacacacaataccccataatgacagtgaaaacatgttaacacagttcacccatatacacacacacaataccccataatgacagtgaaaacatgttaatacagttcacccatatacacacacaataccccataatgacagtgaaaacatgttaatacagttcacccatatacacacaataccccataatgacagtgaaaacatgttaatacagttcacccatctacacacaataccccataatgacagtgaaaacatgttaatacagttcacccatatacacacaataccccataatgacagtgaaaacatgttaatacagttcacccatctacacacaataccccataatgacagtgaaaacatgttaatacagttcacccatctacacacacacaataccccataatgacagtgaaaacatgttaatacagttcacccatatacacacacaataccccataatgacagtgaaaacatgttaacacagttcacccatatacacacacacaataccccataatgacagtgaaaacatgttaatacagttcacccatatacacacacaataccccataatgacagtgaaaacatgttaatacagttcacccatatacacacaataccccataatgacagtgaaaacatgttaatacagttcacccatctacacacaataccacataatgacagtgaaaacatgttaatacagttcac from Oncorhynchus tshawytscha isolate Ot180627B linkage group LG09, Otsh_v2.0, whole genome shotgun sequence encodes the following:
- the LOC112257972 gene encoding uncharacterized protein C11orf87 homolog, whose product is MTTKESENVGLSIPLCIYNGASQTNGTCMDQMDRFFQPFSSTFALMVLVAMIIGIILVSLAAFHFNKRRMKKRKIQRAQEEYERDNRSPSTKTKREATRPSIIVRPSPPDSEHRPHSVVQNTSCHIQEDPGTLPIANNESELDMAHIEKGNGQVLETVILS